The following nucleotide sequence is from Candidatus Hydrogenedentota bacterium.
ATGATCAGGATGGCACTGTAGCCCAGCCCGTTGCCTATGCCGTCCAGAAAACTGGCCATGGGCGGGTTCTGCATCGCGTAGCCCTCGGCCCGGCCCATCACGATGCAGTTCGTGATGATCAGACCGACAAAGACCGACAACTGCTTGCTGATGTCAAAAAGGTAGGCGCGAAGTATCTGGTCCGTGAGGATCACGAACGAGGCTATCACCGACAACTGCACGATGATCCGGATGCTCGGGGGGATGTGGTTGCGCATGATGCTGATGAACAGCGAGCTGAACGCCGTCACCAGCGTCACGGATATGCTCATCACCACCGCCGTGGACAGCTTGGTCGTCACCGCCAGCGCCGAGCAGATGCCCAGCACCTGCAGCGTGATCGGGTTGTTGGCGACCAACGGGTCCAGCAGCGTCTGGCGCTCCTTCTTGCCGAATGCCATGCCTGTGCTCTCCGTGCGCCGCCGTCAGGCCGCGCTTTGCCGCGATTCGCGGAATTTCTTCAGGTACGGGCCGAAACCCTTGTCGCCCAGCCAGTACTGGAGCATGTTGGTCACGCCCCGGCTCGTGATAGTGGCCCCGCTCAGACCGTCCACATGGTGGGGGTCCGACTCCGGATTGCCGGCCGGCCCTTTGATCACCGCGATTTTTACCGCGCCGTCGTCGCCGAAGGCCTTGCGCCCCTGCCACAACTGCTTCCAGCGCGGGTTCTCCACCTCGCCGCCAAGGCCCGGCGTCTCCGCCTGCTCGTAATAGGTCAGCCCGCGGACCGTGGTTCCGTCCGCGTCCAGCGCCAGGAAGCCCTTCATGGTGGACCACAGGCCCTTGCCGTAAATCGGAAGGATGATCATCGTGGTCTTGCCGTCCTCCACCACCTCGTAGGTCTTCACCCGGCCCGGCACGGTCTTGATCCCCGCGTTGTTTTCAGGCGCGCCGGACTGGGCCTCCTTGGCCTCGTCGAAGGACTCCGGGTCCACGTCCGCCAGCACCTCGCCGCTGGCGAGGTCCACGACATGGGGCTTCACATTCTGGAAAATCCGCTCCACCTCCGCCGCGGTGGCCTTCTCGCCCGGCTTCACCAGCCACGCCGCCTGGAGCACGCTCGTCTTCTTGTCCACCGCCTTGTTGACCTCCTGCCGGTCCCGAAGGACCACGTTGGCCGACGAGATCATGATGGAGCAGAAGAAGCACACCAGGGCCGCGAAGCCGAAAATGTATTTCATGCTATATTGCACTGCGAAGGGCCCTCCTGCGGATGTTTTGCGCCACCACGAAATGGTCTATCAGCGGCGCCATGAGGTTCATGAAGAGGATGGCCAGCATCACGCCCTCGGGGTAGGCCGGGTTCACCACGCGGATCAGCACGACCAGAAGGCCGATCATGAAGCCGTAGATGTATTTGCCCGTCTCCGAGTGCGTCGCCGTCACCGGCTCCGTGGCCATGTACACCAGGCCGAACGCGTAGCCGCCCACCACCAGATGCCAGTGGAAGGGCAGGTTCACCATCTCGTTGGTCGCCGAACCCATCAGGTTGAAGCCGGCCGACGCCGCGAAGGTGCCCGCAATCATCGAGAGCATGATTTTCCAGGACGTCACCTGCATGACAAGCAGAATCACCGCGCCGATGAGGCATGCCAGCACCGAGGTCTCGCCCATCGAGCCGGGCACCCAGCCGAGGAAGCAGTCCCACCAGGTCGCCGGATGGCCGTTCACCACCATCCCCGCCACCGCGTCCGTGTGGCCGATGCCGTCCACCCCCGGGACTATCTCCTTGATCCGCGCCAGCGCCGTGGCCCCGCTGAACCCGTCAATGCCCGGATTCGCCGCGATCCACACCTTGTCCCCGGAACTCTCCGCAGGATACGCGAAATAGAGGAAGGCGCGGGTCACCAGCGCCGGGTTGAAAATGTTCATCCCCGTGCCGCCGAAGGCCTCCTTGCCCACCAGCACGCCGAAGGCGGTGGCCACCCCCACCTGCCACAGCGGAATCGTCGGCGGAAGTATCAGGGGAATGAGGAAGCCCGTGACGAAGAACCCCTCGTGCACCTCGTGGCCGCGGATCGAGGCCACGATCACCTCGATGGTGCCGCCCACCGAAAACGTCACGATGAGCACCGGCAGGAACCACAGCGCCCCGTGGAGCATGCAGGCGAGCGCGCTGGACGGGTCATACCCGACGCCGAGCGCGTTGAGGACCGCGCCCCGCCACCCCTCGGCGGACTGGCCCGCCGCGTGCAGCACCGCGTTCGCCTGGTAGCCCGTGTTCCACAGGGCCATCACCAGCACCGGGGACAGGCAGATCACCACGGAAAACATGAGCCGCTTCAGGTCCACCGCGTCGCGCACATGCGCCCCGCCCGAGGTGACCCGGCCCGGCGTGAAAAGGAAGGTGTCTATCGCCTCGTAGAGGGGATAGGCCTTCTCCAGTTTGCCGCCCTTTTCAAAGAGCGGTTTGGGGATGTCCATCAGGGTGCGAAGGAATTTCATGGGCGGTGCTTCAGCCTTCCTTTAGAATCAGGTCAAGGTTCTCGCGCAACACCGGGCCGAAGTTCTCCTTGCCCGGCGAGACAAAAGTGCAAAGGCCCAGGTCCTCCTCGTCCAGCTCGAGGCAGCCCAGCGCCTCGGCGCGCTCCAGGTCCTTCACCAGCAGCGACCGGAGCAGGAACGTGGGCAGTATGTCCAGCGGCATCACCCGCTCGTACAGCCCGGCGGGCACCATCGCGCGGTGGTCCCCCTGGGTGCTCGTCGTAAGGTCGAACTTCGCGCCGGGACGCAGCGCCGAGAGGAACAGGCGCAGGGCGGAGAATTTTTTCACCCCCGGCGAGAGCCAGCCGAGGAACTCGCGCGCGCGGCCCTCCGCCAGCACACTCACCTGGTTGTGAAAGCGGCCCAAATACGCCTCCGCACCGGCGGCGGCGCGGCCCCAGAGCACGGAGCCGGAAATGACCCGGTTGTCGCCGGGCGCCGTCTCCCCCCCGACCAGCTCGTCCAGGGGCGCGCCAAGGCGCGTGCGGACCAGCCGGGGCTTTGTCACCTGCGGCCCCGCCAGCGCGACCACGCGGGTCACGTCAAGGCGGCCCGTGCGGAAAAGGGCCCCCGCCGAAAGCAGGTCCTGAAGCCCGATGATCCAAACCGTCTTCTTCTGGCTGACCGGGTCCAGCAGGTGGATGTGCGTGCCCGCAAGGCCGCTGGGGTGGGGGCCGGAGAACTCCTCCACGCGCACCCTGTCGCCCGCCGCGGCCGGGACGAGCTTCGCGCCCGCCTTCCGGCAGAAAAACACCGGGCCGTCCGTCAGTTTCGCCACCGCCGCCACGCCCGCGTCCAGGTCCGCCTGGCGGCCCTCGGCCACCACGGCCATGTCCGGCGCCAGCGGGCTGCTGTCCATCGCCGTCACAAATATCGAGTGGGGGGCGCTGTCCACCGCGGGCGTTTTGCTGAAGGGCCGCGTCCTAAACGCGGTCCACAGCCCCGACTCCACCAGCAGGTCCCGGACCTGCTCGCGGGACAGCGAGGCCGGCGCCGCGCCCGTGTATGCGCTGAAGGCGGCAAAATCGTCCGGCACCGGCGCGCCCGACGCCTCGGAGGCGCCGAGGTCTATCACCACGGAGATTAGCGCGCGCCGGTCGCCGCGGTTTATGGCCGCCACCGTGCCCGCGCCCGGCGCGGTGTGCAGCACGCCGGGGGTCTTCTTGTCCTCAAACAGGGCCTGGCCGCGTTTCACCGCGTCGCCCTGCTCCACAAAGAAGGTCGGCTTCATCCCCACATAATCGGCCGCCGTCACCGCAACCCGGCGAACCTGTTTCTCCCCGGACACGCGCTGTTCGGGTGCTCCGGAAATGGGGACATCCAAGCCCTTTTTTATGACATGTGTGCCCATGACGCCTTTCTGTGGGGGGCGCGCCGGACCATCCCGCCGCGCCGTCTTTACCCTGCCCGCCCGCCGTCAATCGAGAAATAACTCTCGATTATAACCAAAAATTCCCATACCTCTCAAGAGGCTGTCTAAACCGTGATTGCACTGCGATACACCGCATCCCTGGACCGTTTCGGGGCGGCCGGACAAAAACAGGATGTCTCGTCCCGAACCGCGCAGAAGAATTTAGCACAATGCTTTGTTTCAAGGCAAATCAGACAATAGCGCGGCGCAGGCCGCGAAAAGGCTCAAGCACCGGGAAAATCCGGCGCCAGACGGCGAAGGTGCGCCCGCAACTGGAGCCGCGCCAGCCCGTGGAGTTCGGCGGGCGTGTCGTCGTAGGCGGCTGAAATCAAGTCTTCCAGGGTGGCCGCGCCCGCCGCCAGCGCGCGGGCGATGCGGTCCTCCCGCGCAAGCCGGTATTCCCGCAGGCGGTGAACGCGCTCCAGACCCTCGTGCCCCGGCATGGGCCACCCGTGGCCGGGAACCACCATGCCCAGACCGGACAGGGCGCCCATGCGCTCCAGACTCTCCAGATAGGCGGTCATGTCGCCGCCGTGGTCGGGGGAGATCAGGATGGTGCCGGGATTGGCGAAGAGGTCGCCCGTGATAAGCGTGGCCGTGCTTTCTTCCAAAAGTGCCAGATGGCCGGGGTCGTGACCGGGCGTGTGCAGGGCGCGCACCCGCCACCCCGGCCCGCCGGAAAGGGCCAGCACCATCTCATCCAGCAGGGGCGCATCCACGGCCAGCCCCGGCCCGGCCGCCAGCGGGTGCGCGTGGACCGGCACGCCGAAACGGTCCCGAATCAGCGCGGCGGCCCCGGCATGGTCCTTGTGCCCGTGGGTGAGCGCCACCCCCGCCACCCGCCCGCCCAGGGTCTCCAGGTCGGTGATGCGCGCCAGCAGCCGTTCCTGCTCCTCCGGCGCCGCCGCCCCCGGGTCCACCACCAGCAGCTCCTCCCAGCCGATGATGACGCAGTTGGTGTGCGTGGCCGGGGGCAGGGTGTCCGTCCGCAGCGGCACAATCAGCACCCCGGGGCGCGGCTCGATGAAGTCCGCCGCGACCCGGTCCACCCCCGGCGGGCGCCGCATGCGCTCCAACGCCCGGTCCAGGGGCAGGCGCGCCAGACTCCGCAGCGCGTAGGCCACCGGCGTCGAGAGGCGCAGCGCGCCCGCGCGCCACCGGGACAGCGCCTCCGCCGGGGCAAGCCAGTCCAACGCCGTTATCTCGTCCTCCGGGCCGCCCTCCCCGCCGCCGGGAAAGGACGCGCGGCGGCACAGAAAATACTGCGTGTCGTAGCGGATGGCGGAAAAGGACGGCGTCAGCCACCGGCCCGCCGGGACATAGTCCGCCGCGTCAATCCAGCAGCCGCACCCCGCCAGAACTCTGAAAAGAATATCCGCTCCGCGAGAAGTCCGGCGCGCGCCCCCCGCTGCGCGGCGGCGTCCGGCGCCGGACCGGACACCAGGAGGATGCCCGCCTCCTCGAAGCACTCCCGCACGGCGGCGGCGAGAAAACGCGCGGTTTCCGGGTCCGCGCCCCGAACCGGCACCCGGGCGTCGTCCGCGTCCACCCGCCCGCCGGGGAAGACATGATGCCCCCCCATGAACGCT
It contains:
- a CDS encoding NADH:ubiquinone reductase (Na(+)-transporting) subunit D, which codes for MAFGKKERQTLLDPLVANNPITLQVLGICSALAVTTKLSTAVVMSISVTLVTAFSSLFISIMRNHIPPSIRIIVQLSVIASFVILTDQILRAYLFDISKQLSVFVGLIITNCIVMGRAEGYAMQNPPMASFLDGIGNGLGYSAILIILAFIRELTGSGRLFGYTVLTPVTEGGWYTPNGLMLLAPSAFFLIAAIIFVVRLIHPDQQESE
- a CDS encoding Na(+)-translocating NADH-quinone reductase subunit C; this translates as MKYIFGFAALVCFFCSIMISSANVVLRDRQEVNKAVDKKTSVLQAAWLVKPGEKATAAEVERIFQNVKPHVVDLASGEVLADVDPESFDEAKEAQSGAPENNAGIKTVPGRVKTYEVVEDGKTTMIILPIYGKGLWSTMKGFLALDADGTTVRGLTYYEQAETPGLGGEVENPRWKQLWQGRKAFGDDGAVKIAVIKGPAGNPESDPHHVDGLSGATITSRGVTNMLQYWLGDKGFGPYLKKFRESRQSAA
- a CDS encoding NADH:ubiquinone reductase (Na(+)-transporting) subunit B, producing MKFLRTLMDIPKPLFEKGGKLEKAYPLYEAIDTFLFTPGRVTSGGAHVRDAVDLKRLMFSVVICLSPVLVMALWNTGYQANAVLHAAGQSAEGWRGAVLNALGVGYDPSSALACMLHGALWFLPVLIVTFSVGGTIEVIVASIRGHEVHEGFFVTGFLIPLILPPTIPLWQVGVATAFGVLVGKEAFGGTGMNIFNPALVTRAFLYFAYPAESSGDKVWIAANPGIDGFSGATALARIKEIVPGVDGIGHTDAVAGMVVNGHPATWWDCFLGWVPGSMGETSVLACLIGAVILLVMQVTSWKIMLSMIAGTFAASAGFNLMGSATNEMVNLPFHWHLVVGGYAFGLVYMATEPVTATHSETGKYIYGFMIGLLVVLIRVVNPAYPEGVMLAILFMNLMAPLIDHFVVAQNIRRRALRSAI
- a CDS encoding Na(+)-translocating NADH-quinone reductase subunit A — its product is MGTHVIKKGLDVPISGAPEQRVSGEKQVRRVAVTAADYVGMKPTFFVEQGDAVKRGQALFEDKKTPGVLHTAPGAGTVAAINRGDRRALISVVIDLGASEASGAPVPDDFAAFSAYTGAAPASLSREQVRDLLVESGLWTAFRTRPFSKTPAVDSAPHSIFVTAMDSSPLAPDMAVVAEGRQADLDAGVAAVAKLTDGPVFFCRKAGAKLVPAAAGDRVRVEEFSGPHPSGLAGTHIHLLDPVSQKKTVWIIGLQDLLSAGALFRTGRLDVTRVVALAGPQVTKPRLVRTRLGAPLDELVGGETAPGDNRVISGSVLWGRAAAGAEAYLGRFHNQVSVLAEGRAREFLGWLSPGVKKFSALRLFLSALRPGAKFDLTTSTQGDHRAMVPAGLYERVMPLDILPTFLLRSLLVKDLERAEALGCLELDEEDLGLCTFVSPGKENFGPVLRENLDLILKEG
- a CDS encoding MBL fold metallo-hydrolase, giving the protein MDWLAPAEALSRWRAGALRLSTPVAYALRSLARLPLDRALERMRRPPGVDRVAADFIEPRPGVLIVPLRTDTLPPATHTNCVIIGWEELLVVDPGAAAPEEQERLLARITDLETLGGRVAGVALTHGHKDHAGAAALIRDRFGVPVHAHPLAAGPGLAVDAPLLDEMVLALSGGPGWRVRALHTPGHDPGHLALLEESTATLITGDLFANPGTILISPDHGGDMTAYLESLERMGALSGLGMVVPGHGWPMPGHEGLERVHRLREYRLAREDRIARALAAGAATLEDLISAAYDDTPAELHGLARLQLRAHLRRLAPDFPGA
- a CDS encoding NUDIX domain-containing protein; its protein translation is MTSAYMFDQGTPPRPAAALLLMDAGRGGAVLLGRRNEQIAFMGGHHVFPGGRVDADDARVPVRGADPETARFLAAAVRECFEEAGILLVSGPAPDAAAQRGARAGLLAERIFFSEFWRGAAAGLTRRTMSRRAGG